A genome region from Pseudodesulfovibrio alkaliphilus includes the following:
- the rpsK gene encoding 30S ribosomal protein S11 produces MAKPRRTGKKKEKKIIPVGIAHVKATFNNTIVTFTDVKGNVVSWASAGAHFKGSRKSTPFAAQMAAEAAAKRAQDSGMRTVGIYVKGPGSGREAAMRAINNAGFKVTFIRDITPIPHNGCRPPKRRRV; encoded by the coding sequence ATGGCTAAACCCCGTCGAACTGGGAAGAAGAAAGAGAAAAAGATCATTCCCGTTGGCATCGCACACGTCAAGGCCACGTTCAACAACACGATCGTGACCTTCACCGATGTCAAGGGCAATGTGGTCAGCTGGGCTTCTGCCGGCGCCCACTTCAAGGGCTCGCGCAAGTCCACTCCTTTTGCGGCTCAGATGGCTGCCGAGGCTGCGGCCAAGCGTGCCCAGGATTCCGGCATGCGCACTGTGGGCATTTACGTCAAGGGCCCCGGCTCCGGGCGCGAGGCCGCCATGCGCGCCATCAACAACGCTGGCTTCAAGGTGACCTTCATTCGGGACATCACTCCGATTCCCCACAATGGTTGCCGTCCGCCCAAACGCCGCAGGGTCTAA
- a CDS encoding DNA-directed RNA polymerase subunit alpha, with the protein MLIENGDKLINTRNWSELVKPEKLVRDSKSTSRYGKFICEPLERGYATTIGNAMRRVLLSSMQGCAIVAASIEGVQHEFTTLPGVLEDMTEVVLNLKQVRIAMTTDEPQRLVLEADTKGRVTAGMIQENQNVKILNTDQLIATLTEDRSLRMELEVRMGKGYVPADMHEGLTEEIGSIILDASYSPVKKVAYSVEQARVGQMTNYDKLILEVWTDGSVTPEDACAYSAKILKDQLSVFINFDELSSETMEEEDSSIDLNPNLFKSIDELELSVRATNCLKAANIQLVGELVQRSEQAMLKTKNFGRKSLDEIRRVLDSMSLKFGMGVEDFDKKYQEWLKRKEKNEA; encoded by the coding sequence ATGCTTATTGAGAACGGCGACAAACTCATCAACACCCGCAACTGGAGTGAACTGGTAAAGCCCGAGAAGCTGGTGCGCGACTCCAAGTCCACCAGCCGTTACGGGAAGTTCATCTGCGAGCCCCTTGAGCGCGGCTATGCCACCACCATCGGCAACGCCATGCGCAGGGTTCTTCTTTCCTCTATGCAGGGGTGTGCCATTGTTGCCGCCTCCATAGAGGGAGTGCAGCACGAGTTCACGACGCTGCCCGGTGTTCTCGAAGACATGACGGAGGTCGTGCTCAACCTCAAGCAGGTTCGCATCGCCATGACCACCGATGAGCCCCAGAGGCTGGTTCTCGAGGCCGATACCAAAGGCCGCGTGACCGCTGGCATGATTCAGGAGAACCAGAATGTCAAAATCCTGAATACCGACCAGCTCATCGCCACCCTGACCGAGGATCGCTCCCTGCGGATGGAGCTGGAAGTGCGGATGGGCAAGGGCTATGTGCCCGCGGACATGCACGAGGGCCTGACCGAGGAGATCGGCTCCATCATCCTGGATGCGAGCTACTCTCCGGTCAAGAAGGTTGCCTACTCCGTTGAGCAGGCCCGTGTCGGCCAGATGACAAACTATGACAAGCTCATTCTCGAGGTCTGGACCGACGGGTCCGTCACCCCCGAGGATGCCTGCGCATACAGCGCCAAGATCCTCAAGGACCAACTGTCCGTGTTCATCAACTTCGATGAACTCTCTTCCGAGACCATGGAGGAGGAGGACAGCTCCATCGACCTGAACCCGAACCTCTTCAAGAGCATTGACGAACTCGAACTCTCTGTTCGGGCCACCAACTGCCTGAAGGCCGCCAACATACAGCTTGTGGGCGAACTGGTTCAGCGCAGCGAGCAGGCCATGCTCAAGACCAAGAACTTCGGCCGCAAGTCCCTGGACGAGATCCGTCGCGTTCTGGACTCCATGAGCCTCAAGTTCGGCATGGGCGTCGAGGATTTTGACAAGAAATACCAGGAATGGTTGAAGAGGAAAGAGAAAAATGAGGCATAG
- the rplQ gene encoding 50S ribosomal protein L17, protein MRHRKSGRKLNRSNSHRTAMFKNMARALLTYEQIRTTDVKAKELRRVVDKLITLALRNDLHSRRQAYKVLGNHQLVQRLFDEIGPRFAGGQGGYTRIIKLSQPRTGDCAPMVIIELTKKAADAPAPEKAEEKTEDTSVKKAPAKKATPKAETPAKESAAEEPAAEAAAPAEEPDPKKEA, encoded by the coding sequence ATGAGGCATAGAAAGTCCGGTCGCAAGCTGAATCGGTCCAATTCTCACCGCACCGCCATGTTCAAGAACATGGCTCGTGCGCTCCTGACCTACGAGCAAATCCGCACCACTGATGTCAAGGCCAAGGAACTTCGCCGCGTTGTCGACAAGCTCATCACTCTGGCTCTTCGCAACGACCTGCATTCCCGCCGCCAGGCCTATAAGGTTCTGGGCAACCACCAGCTGGTGCAGCGCCTCTTTGACGAGATAGGGCCGCGCTTCGCGGGCGGTCAGGGCGGTTATACCCGCATCATCAAGCTCTCTCAGCCCCGCACCGGCGACTGCGCTCCCATGGTCATCATTGAGTTGACCAAAAAGGCGGCCGATGCCCCGGCTCCTGAAAAGGCCGAGGAAAAGACCGAGGATACATCCGTCAAGAAGGCTCCGGCCAAAAAGGCGACTCCCAAGGCCGAGACTCCCGCAAAGGAATCCGCCGCCGAGGAACCTGCCGCCGAGGCAGCCGCTCCCGCCGAGGAGCCCGATCCGAAAAAGGAAGCCTAA
- the rpmJ gene encoding 50S ribosomal protein L36, whose translation MKVRPSVKKMCSKCKIIRRNGVLRVICDNPRHKQRQG comes from the coding sequence ATGAAAGTCAGACCTTCTGTTAAGAAAATGTGTTCCAAGTGCAAAATTATCAGGCGTAACGGTGTCTTGCGTGTCATTTGTGACAACCCCAGGCACAAGCAGCGTCAAGGATAG
- the rpsM gene encoding 30S ribosomal protein S13 yields the protein MARIAGVDLPRNKRMDIALTYIFGIGRTMALQILENVNVDWRTNSDDLSAEEVNVIRTEIENNHKVEGDLRREITTNIKRLMDIGCYRGLRHRRGLPVRGQKSKTNARTRKGPRRSVMGRKKK from the coding sequence ATGGCACGTATAGCTGGTGTTGATCTGCCGAGAAATAAGCGCATGGACATTGCGCTGACCTACATTTTCGGTATCGGCCGGACAATGGCCCTGCAGATTCTCGAAAACGTCAATGTTGACTGGCGCACGAATTCCGATGATCTTTCTGCCGAGGAAGTCAACGTCATCCGTACCGAGATCGAGAACAACCACAAGGTCGAGGGCGACCTGCGCCGCGAGATCACGACCAACATCAAGCGCCTGATGGACATCGGCTGCTATCGCGGCCTGCGTCATCGTCGCGGTCTTCCCGTTCGCGGGCAGAAATCCAAGACCAACGCTCGCACCCGCAAGGGTCCGCGCCGCTCTGTCATGGGCCGCAAGAAGAAATAG
- a CDS encoding menaquinone biosynthetic enzyme MqnA/MqnD family protein, translating into MTIRIGKIGYLNVLPIYHPLETGEIANDFSIVSGPPSALNQLMDAGRLDVSAASSIEYARHPDKYLLLPDIAIGSRGPVQSVLLLSRGPVDSLHGETIVVSAQTHTSAALLRVLLAEWKIRTNFVTGDATAILSRGERPQAILCIGDEALNLRFHPDYPVRTDLGEAWRTLTGMPFIFGVWIARRDSLDRSGQAVRRACDTLIRAKVWGQTNIASMCALAAERSCLSREELRSYFDGLVYDLGEAEKQGMTRFYRHLAEHGIIEDVPSLNFLA; encoded by the coding sequence ATGACCATACGCATCGGCAAGATCGGCTACCTCAACGTGCTGCCCATATACCACCCGCTGGAAACCGGGGAGATCGCCAACGACTTCTCTATCGTGTCCGGACCGCCCTCGGCCCTGAACCAGCTCATGGACGCTGGGCGGCTCGACGTTTCAGCCGCTTCGAGCATCGAGTACGCCAGGCATCCAGACAAATATCTGCTCCTGCCTGACATCGCCATCGGCAGCCGCGGGCCGGTGCAGAGCGTGTTGCTCCTCAGCCGCGGGCCGGTGGACTCACTGCACGGCGAAACCATTGTGGTCAGCGCCCAGACCCACACCTCGGCCGCCCTGCTTCGCGTCCTGCTGGCCGAGTGGAAAATCAGAACGAACTTCGTCACTGGCGATGCCACGGCTATCCTCTCGCGGGGGGAACGGCCGCAGGCCATCCTGTGCATCGGCGACGAAGCCCTCAACCTGCGCTTTCACCCGGACTATCCGGTGCGGACCGATCTCGGCGAGGCATGGCGCACCCTGACCGGCATGCCCTTCATCTTCGGGGTGTGGATCGCCCGGCGCGACAGCCTGGACAGGAGCGGACAGGCCGTTCGCCGGGCCTGCGACACTCTGATCAGGGCAAAGGTCTGGGGCCAGACCAACATCGCCTCCATGTGCGCCCTGGCCGCCGAGCGCAGCTGCCTGAGCCGGGAAGAGCTGCGCTCATACTTCGACGGGCTGGTCTACGACCTGGGCGAGGCAGAGAAACAAGGCATGACCCGCTTCTATCGCCATCTGGCCGAGCATGGAATCATCGAGGACGTGCCCTCCCTGAACTTCCTCGCCTGA
- the secY gene encoding preprotein translocase subunit SecY → MAMSGVENLARVPELKKKLLWTFALLAVYRIGIHIPIPGVDSAALADFFANAQNTLFGIFDMFSGGGLSNMSIFALGIMPYISASIILQLLTVVSPELKRLQKEEGEAGRKKITQYTRYGTVLITVVQGFAIAAGLESASSPTGAPMVLIPGMGFKLMTVLTLTAGTIFLMWLGEQITEKGIGNGISMIIYAGIVAGLPSAAINTVRLMTVGEITLFVLLFILVFMVATLAFIVFMERGQRRIPIHYAKRQMGRKMFGGQTTHLPLKINTAGVIPPIFASSILMFPATLAQFSSVQWLQDISSFLSPDSIIYNLMFIGIIIFFCYFYTAIMFDPKSIAENIQKQGGFIPGIRPGARTREYIDKVLARITLWGAFYVSAVCVLPMVLISNFGVPFYFGGTSLLIVVGVAMDFMGRIESYLISRQYEGLLGKAGKGR, encoded by the coding sequence GTGGCGATGTCAGGAGTTGAGAATCTTGCCCGAGTGCCGGAGCTGAAAAAAAAGCTGCTCTGGACCTTCGCTTTGCTTGCTGTCTACCGGATTGGCATCCATATCCCGATTCCCGGCGTCGACAGTGCGGCGTTGGCCGATTTTTTTGCCAACGCGCAGAATACCCTGTTCGGCATCTTCGACATGTTCTCGGGCGGCGGACTTTCCAACATGTCCATCTTTGCCCTGGGGATCATGCCGTACATCTCGGCTTCGATCATCCTCCAGCTTCTGACAGTCGTTTCGCCCGAGCTGAAACGACTGCAGAAGGAGGAGGGCGAGGCCGGGCGTAAAAAGATCACTCAATACACCCGGTACGGAACGGTGCTTATTACCGTGGTCCAGGGCTTTGCCATCGCGGCCGGGCTTGAGAGCGCTTCCAGTCCCACTGGTGCGCCCATGGTCCTGATTCCGGGCATGGGTTTCAAGCTGATGACGGTGCTGACGCTGACCGCTGGTACCATCTTCCTGATGTGGCTTGGCGAACAGATCACGGAAAAGGGGATAGGCAACGGCATCTCCATGATCATTTATGCAGGCATTGTGGCCGGACTTCCGAGCGCGGCCATCAACACTGTGCGCCTGATGACCGTGGGCGAGATCACGCTGTTCGTGCTTCTTTTCATCCTGGTCTTCATGGTGGCCACCCTGGCCTTCATTGTCTTCATGGAGCGCGGCCAGCGCCGGATTCCCATCCACTACGCCAAGCGTCAGATGGGTCGCAAAATGTTCGGGGGCCAGACCACCCACCTGCCGTTGAAGATCAACACCGCAGGTGTCATTCCGCCGATCTTCGCCTCGTCCATTTTGATGTTTCCGGCCACCCTGGCCCAGTTCTCCAGTGTGCAGTGGCTTCAGGACATCTCTTCGTTCCTGAGCCCTGATTCCATCATTTACAACCTGATGTTTATCGGTATCATCATATTCTTCTGCTATTTCTACACGGCGATCATGTTCGATCCCAAAAGCATAGCGGAAAATATCCAGAAGCAGGGCGGTTTCATTCCGGGCATCCGCCCGGGTGCCCGCACCCGGGAATACATAGACAAGGTGCTTGCCCGTATCACCCTGTGGGGCGCCTTCTATGTCTCTGCGGTCTGCGTGCTGCCGATGGTGCTGATTTCCAACTTCGGCGTCCCCTTCTACTTTGGCGGCACCTCGCTGCTGATCGTGGTCGGCGTTGCCATGGACTTTATGGGCCGGATCGAGTCCTATCTGATTTCGCGTCAGTATGAAGGCTTGCTCGGCAAGGCAGGCAAAGGAAGATAG
- the map gene encoding type I methionyl aminopeptidase, translating into MKKFRGIFLKNDKEIGLMREANRIVSLILDELGENVKPGVPTMLFEEICRARCEEHGVRPAFLGYQGFPFALCCSVNEEIVHGFPSRERILVEGDIVSFDMGVVYEGFYGDSARTFAVGRVSDEAQRLMDITRESLNIGIEQAVPGNNLYDISAAIQSYVEGFGFGIVRRFVGHGIGSHLHEKPEIPNFVPKGMAGIPLKAGMVLAIEPMVTVGTHEVEVLEDKWTAVTRDRKLSAHFEHTVAVTSDGPMILSISD; encoded by the coding sequence TTGAAGAAATTCAGGGGAATCTTCCTTAAAAACGACAAAGAGATCGGCCTCATGCGCGAGGCCAATCGCATAGTGTCCCTGATTCTCGACGAGTTGGGCGAAAACGTCAAACCCGGCGTTCCCACCATGCTCTTCGAGGAAATCTGCCGGGCCAGATGCGAAGAGCACGGGGTTCGACCGGCGTTTCTGGGCTACCAGGGATTTCCCTTTGCCCTGTGCTGTTCTGTGAATGAGGAGATCGTGCACGGCTTTCCGTCCCGGGAGCGCATTCTGGTCGAGGGCGACATCGTCAGCTTCGACATGGGTGTCGTGTACGAAGGGTTTTACGGCGATTCCGCCCGCACCTTCGCGGTGGGGCGGGTTTCCGATGAGGCCCAAAGGCTCATGGACATTACCCGTGAGTCGCTGAACATAGGTATCGAGCAGGCCGTGCCCGGCAACAACCTCTATGACATTTCCGCGGCAATACAGTCATATGTTGAAGGGTTCGGCTTCGGTATAGTCCGTCGATTTGTTGGACACGGGATCGGAAGCCATCTCCATGAGAAGCCCGAGATCCCCAATTTCGTCCCCAAGGGCATGGCCGGCATTCCTCTCAAGGCCGGTATGGTGCTCGCCATTGAGCCGATGGTCACGGTTGGGACCCACGAAGTTGAAGTTCTTGAGGACAAATGGACCGCGGTGACGAGAGACAGAAAACTGTCGGCGCATTTTGAGCACACCGTGGCCGTCACCTCCGACGGGCCGATGATCTTGAGCATTTCCGACTAG
- a CDS encoding selenium metabolism-associated LysR family transcriptional regulator, giving the protein MDIRKLEAFCHVYETQSFSKAGEAMFLSQPTISSHVANLEAELGVRLFDRLGRRVLATQAGDILYRSAQAIFSHVRQARDSIEILRDQVVGELVIGCSTIPAHHILPGFLAGFSSRYPLVSFRVQTGDSSEVAARVADGQWVLGMMGHRPESDELTAHPLLEDETVVVASSSAPWLPGGAGPVSVRELAGLPWVMREHGSATRRVLEDALAGLGLCLQDINVRCWVDGTCEAVAHVLSGAGLSVTSRLATRQMVESGALVRLDVPELVGRRRFFLVHHRERQMFPAYNAFVDHCLGR; this is encoded by the coding sequence ATGGATATCCGCAAGCTTGAGGCGTTCTGCCATGTCTACGAGACACAGAGCTTTTCCAAGGCGGGAGAAGCGATGTTTCTTTCGCAGCCGACCATCAGTTCCCATGTGGCCAACCTGGAGGCCGAGCTCGGAGTCCGGCTTTTTGACCGCCTGGGACGCCGGGTGCTGGCAACGCAGGCTGGCGATATTCTCTACCGCAGCGCCCAGGCCATCTTCAGCCATGTGCGGCAGGCGCGGGACAGCATCGAAATATTGCGCGATCAAGTGGTCGGCGAGCTTGTCATCGGCTGCAGCACCATCCCGGCCCATCACATTCTCCCCGGATTTCTGGCCGGATTCAGCTCGCGCTATCCTCTGGTTTCTTTTCGCGTCCAGACCGGCGATTCGTCCGAGGTGGCGGCGCGGGTTGCCGATGGGCAGTGGGTTCTTGGCATGATGGGCCATCGGCCCGAGTCCGATGAATTGACCGCGCATCCCCTGCTTGAGGACGAGACCGTAGTGGTTGCATCTAGCAGCGCTCCGTGGCTCCCCGGTGGGGCAGGGCCGGTGTCCGTGCGCGAGCTTGCAGGGCTGCCGTGGGTGATGCGGGAGCACGGATCTGCTACCCGGCGGGTGTTGGAAGATGCCCTGGCCGGTCTGGGCTTGTGCCTGCAGGACATCAACGTCCGCTGTTGGGTTGATGGAACCTGCGAGGCCGTGGCCCATGTGTTGAGCGGGGCGGGACTAAGCGTCACTTCCCGCCTTGCCACCCGTCAGATGGTTGAGAGCGGAGCTCTGGTGCGGCTTGATGTGCCCGAGCTGGTGGGGCGCCGCCGTTTCTTCCTCGTCCATCACAGGGAGCGCCAGATGTTTCCGGCCTACAACGCGTTCGTGGACCATTGCCTGGGCCGCTGA
- the mqnC gene encoding cyclic dehypoxanthinyl futalosine synthase, whose protein sequence is MERVFGKVLGGERIGAEEAMILHDQAELADLGWLAHRVRLARHPEPVVTYVVDRNINYSNICVCCCTFCAFYREPGQEGGYVLSFDEISRKIEETVTLGGTQILMQGGHHPHLPLSWYEEMLAHIKAHHAIHIHAFSPPEIVFISELERIPVAEVIRRLRKAGLDSIPGGGAEILVDEVRSRVAPNKCPAGQWLAVMEEAHAQGLRTTATMMFGHLESVEQRVAHMLAVREVQDRTGGFTAFIPWTFQPDRTALSHCRKLTSVEYLRTLALSRILLDNVDNIQVSWVTMGPKIAQLALFFGGNDFGSTMIEENVVRAAGVSFSLSRQEIHRLVEDAGFTPRQRTMNYALVETRP, encoded by the coding sequence ATGGAGAGAGTTTTCGGGAAGGTGCTGGGCGGGGAGCGGATCGGGGCAGAGGAAGCCATGATCCTGCACGATCAAGCCGAGCTGGCCGACCTGGGATGGCTGGCCCACCGGGTGCGGCTGGCCAGGCACCCCGAGCCGGTGGTCACCTATGTGGTGGACCGCAACATCAATTATTCCAATATCTGCGTGTGCTGCTGCACCTTTTGCGCGTTCTATCGCGAGCCGGGCCAGGAGGGCGGCTATGTGCTCTCGTTCGACGAGATCAGCCGCAAGATCGAGGAGACCGTCACCCTGGGCGGCACACAGATCCTGATGCAGGGCGGACATCATCCGCACCTGCCCCTTTCCTGGTACGAGGAGATGCTGGCCCACATCAAGGCCCACCACGCCATCCACATCCATGCCTTCTCGCCCCCGGAGATCGTCTTCATCAGCGAGCTTGAGCGCATCCCGGTGGCCGAGGTCATCAGGCGGCTACGCAAGGCCGGGCTCGACTCCATCCCCGGCGGCGGGGCCGAAATCCTGGTGGACGAGGTCCGCTCCCGGGTCGCGCCCAACAAGTGTCCGGCCGGGCAGTGGCTGGCGGTCATGGAGGAGGCCCATGCCCAGGGGCTGCGCACCACGGCCACCATGATGTTCGGCCATCTGGAGAGCGTGGAGCAGCGCGTGGCGCACATGCTGGCCGTGCGCGAGGTGCAGGACCGCACTGGAGGCTTCACCGCCTTCATCCCCTGGACCTTCCAGCCCGACCGCACCGCCCTGAGCCATTGCCGCAAACTGACCAGCGTGGAGTACCTGCGCACCCTGGCGCTGTCGCGCATCCTGCTGGACAACGTGGACAACATCCAGGTCTCTTGGGTGACCATGGGGCCAAAAATCGCCCAGCTCGCCCTCTTCTTCGGCGGCAACGACTTCGGCTCCACCATGATCGAGGAGAACGTGGTCAGGGCCGCTGGCGTCTCCTTCAGCCTCTCGCGCCAGGAGATCCACCGTCTCGTGGAAGACGCCGGGTTCACGCCCAGGCAGCGGACCATGAACTACGCCCTGGTGGAGACCCGGCCATGA
- the rpsD gene encoding 30S ribosomal protein S4, whose translation MARYTEAKCKLCRREGTKLFLKGDRCYTDKCAYEKRPYPPGHAGRMRHKMSDYAVQLREKQKVRRMYGILEGQFRAYYERADGMKGVTGHNLLMLLERRLDNVIYRLGFANSRDQARQLVRHGIFKLNGRRVNIPSMQVKAEDVIQVREEARKIPVINEAQEVIARRGCPAWLESDGANFKGTVKAMPSRDDIQFPINEQLIVELYSK comes from the coding sequence GTGGCAAGATATACTGAAGCAAAATGCAAGCTGTGCCGCCGCGAGGGGACCAAGCTGTTCCTCAAGGGTGATCGCTGCTACACTGATAAATGCGCGTACGAGAAGCGGCCCTATCCCCCGGGCCACGCCGGACGTATGCGTCACAAGATGAGCGACTACGCCGTCCAGCTTCGCGAGAAGCAGAAGGTGCGGCGTATGTATGGTATCCTTGAAGGCCAGTTCCGCGCCTACTACGAGCGCGCCGACGGCATGAAGGGCGTCACCGGCCACAACCTGCTGATGCTGCTTGAGCGCCGTCTCGACAACGTCATCTATCGTCTTGGATTCGCCAACTCCCGCGACCAGGCGCGCCAGCTCGTGCGCCACGGCATCTTCAAGCTCAATGGCCGCCGGGTGAACATCCCGTCCATGCAGGTCAAGGCAGAGGATGTCATCCAGGTCCGCGAGGAGGCACGGAAGATTCCCGTGATCAATGAGGCCCAGGAAGTCATCGCCCGCCGCGGCTGCCCCGCATGGCTGGAGTCCGACGGCGCCAACTTCAAGGGCACGGTTAAGGCCATGCCGAGCCGGGACGACATCCAGTTCCCGATCAACGAGCAGCTCATTGTCGAATTGTACTCCAAGTAA
- the mqnE gene encoding aminofutalosine synthase MqnE: protein MQIVKSDFFKNMGLGDIRAKIEAGERLSPDDGMRLFDCPEPLAVGALAQRVRTRLHGHKAFYVVNRHINYTNICVNGCAFCAYQREEGQPGGFVLSPDEVLTRIDASPLPPREIHIVGGCHPGLGLDYFETLLRTLRQRLPEAVLKCFTAVEIAHFARIESMTTRQVLERLRAAGLGMLPGGGAEIFAPAVRQRICPRKSTADEWLAIHEEAHGLGIKTNCTMLFGHVESRADRLDHLIRLRESQDRSHGYTCFIPLPFLTENSRLAIDNPLTGLEELRTIAVSRLMLDNIPHIKAYWVMLGVKQAQAALKFGADDFDGTVVEEKIGHEAGADSEQGLTRAELEAMIRGCGCTPVERDAFFNEI, encoded by the coding sequence ATGCAGATAGTAAAAAGCGACTTCTTCAAGAACATGGGCCTGGGCGACATCCGCGCCAAGATCGAAGCGGGCGAGCGGCTTTCCCCTGACGACGGAATGCGTCTCTTCGACTGTCCCGAGCCCCTGGCCGTGGGCGCCCTGGCCCAGCGCGTACGCACCCGGCTACACGGCCACAAGGCCTTCTACGTGGTCAACCGCCACATCAACTACACCAACATCTGCGTCAACGGCTGCGCCTTCTGTGCCTATCAACGCGAAGAGGGCCAGCCCGGCGGATTCGTCCTCTCCCCGGACGAAGTGCTGACCCGCATCGACGCCTCGCCCCTGCCACCGCGTGAAATCCATATCGTGGGTGGCTGCCACCCCGGCCTCGGCCTCGACTACTTCGAGACCCTGCTGCGCACCCTGCGCCAGCGTCTGCCCGAGGCCGTGCTCAAATGCTTCACCGCAGTGGAAATCGCCCATTTCGCCAGGATCGAAAGCATGACCACCCGCCAGGTGCTGGAACGCCTCCGGGCCGCCGGACTGGGCATGCTCCCCGGCGGCGGGGCCGAGATCTTCGCCCCGGCCGTGCGCCAGCGCATCTGCCCGCGCAAATCCACGGCCGACGAATGGCTGGCCATCCACGAGGAGGCCCACGGCCTGGGCATCAAGACCAACTGCACCATGCTCTTCGGCCATGTCGAATCCCGGGCCGACCGCCTGGACCACCTTATCCGGCTGCGTGAAAGCCAGGATCGAAGCCACGGCTACACCTGCTTCATCCCCCTGCCCTTTCTCACCGAAAACAGCCGACTGGCCATCGACAACCCCCTCACCGGGCTCGAGGAGTTGCGCACCATCGCCGTCAGCCGCCTGATGCTCGACAACATCCCGCACATCAAGGCCTACTGGGTCATGCTCGGGGTCAAGCAGGCCCAGGCCGCCCTCAAATTCGGGGCCGACGACTTCGACGGCACCGTGGTCGAGGAAAAGATCGGCCACGAGGCCGGAGCCGACAGCGAGCAAGGGCTGACCCGCGCCGAGCTCGAAGCCATGATCCGTGGCTGCGGCTGCACTCCCGTGGAACGCGACGCGTTTTTCAACGAGATATAG